TATAGGATTTTGATTTTGAGGTAAAGGAACATGGGAGCATATAGTCTAATCAGCTAATCAGACAATCAGTTCAGTGTTTCAGCCAATGTGCTCAACGCGCAATCATTAATGCCAGGAGGCGACGCTATTGTGTGATAGTTCGATAACACAAGTTGTGAATTACATCACAAGCAATAGCAATACATGTTGTGAATTACTTGGTGACCACCCAGCTAGTTGAAAACTGCCCGTTAATCAAAGTTCATTTACCATACACGTAGCAGTGCGTGATAGTGTATACGATTCAGCTCCTAACacattggaaataaaaacatctatCATTGCACACTACTGAAAGTAATGAGTTGAAGTCAAATTATTCACTTGCATTCGAGTAGAATTAGGTATTACGCATCAGAACGTCAGGCCGTTCCTAGAACGGCTCTCATCGTCATCTTGATAGTTGTTATTCGGTATTCATTATTTACGCATTCTTTATTTTCGTAGCTTGCATCACCTCGGAGCAATGGCCAATAAAGCTACAACGGAGGGAGTTGATTTTCAACGCAATCTATACTACTATGTAATTGGACTAGTGCACGATAAATTTGAGTATTCCGCACTATACGAAGGGGATGATAAGATCTACGGAGCATTAGATGATGTAGTGTTGAAAATAACCCGCAAGGAGAACGAGTACAACAGAGGTCTCTACTTGTTCCAagctaaacaaacaaaggaTGTAACAATCACGTTCTCCATACAAGATGTACTGCACTACAAAGTAGATCTTAAGAAGTACATAAATTCCTACACCACATACCAGCGATCAAAAGCATACGAGCGGGATGGTACGCCTACGGAAATGATTTATTGGACGACGAATGATTTTCATACCACTGCAAAAAAGTTTACCGAAAAGCATACCAGCGTCGAACCACATTTGATGCTAACGATCGATTGCATCAAAAAGCGCCGGATAACACACTGGAAAGCTCTTTTTATGTTCGATTTGGCAGAGAAGCTTGCCGGCGACTGCAAACAAAAGTCCCAGAGAAATACAAACCTGTTTGCTTATCTGAACGAATCGGTAGCAGATGCGATTGCAGGTGAAATTCTCGAACTGGTAGAACAGACCACCGATCAAGAACCGAAGGTAAGATTTCGCGAACAGTTCCTGCAAGGAGCTTCAAGTCTCTCTGAGAATGCGAAACAATTTCGGATCAGTTTTATAATCGCATGCGAAAAGCTATATACAAATCCAAACGTCCCAACGTTCGACATCACCAGCTTAGCATCAGTAACGTTTTCTACTGATGCGTTCAACATGGAAAAGCTAAAACAGTGTAATAGGAGCCCTGTGGAGTGCAGCTTTCAGTACAATGGTGTAGACGAGCAAACGCTCAATTGGTTCTTTGAACactttatattttatgtacAAGTACCGAAATATGAACCAATGAAAAAAGCGATCGAAGATTTATTCCGCGAACAGTTCGACAAGCTCGATAAAATGTTTGGCACCTATTTGGTAGATAAACCAGTGGAGCGTACACGGCAGGAAAGGCAGGACTGCTTTATTACTAAATCAAGCACCAAATCGGTATTGGAAATGATTGAACTTAAAAGCAAACTAGTCGCGCAACAGCCCAAAGGTATAGAATTCAAAGGGCTCGATGATCTTCATACCAAAATAGTGTCTTATCTTAACGGAACCGTAGGTGAATTAACGGTAATGTCGAAGACGAAAGTTGAATGGACAGCAGCGCGAATAGcacaaaagtttgaaaaatcgTTAACTGTCAGCAAGGAGACAGATTTTCCACGGTTGCTAGATGCATTAAAGGACATGAAAACTGCTCCGTTTGGTGAGTGTGTAATCAGTGGTGAGGCCGAATTCATAATACTGCAAGATTTACCAGATATTGCACGCTGCTCGAAACAGATCGTGGACCAGTTGGAACAAAGAGTGAAAGTGATTGCAATCGTTCCAGAACAACCGGCAAATGTCACGTTACCCGATGGTGTGGTAGACGAGGTACAACTATCCGACGTGACCATACACTATGACAAGCTAGAAATTAAGTGCATAAGTTTCGACGGCAAAGAGATGCTATTTGTAGACTGCCTTAAAAACGTAGCTATTGACAGTGTTAAGAAGATTGAAGAATTAAGTGCACTTACAGACATAACAGTTAAATCGGATGTCTTCAACTTCGCTGAGCAGTATTACATCGGTCGTGAGCTGTTTGCAGAAggtaaaaaggatgaaaacgTTATCCATGACGACTTGCTGTCCCGTAAACACGCTGTATCAATTATTTCTGACACAGCCGGACAGGGAAAAACTACCGAACTGTTACGAATCGTCCAAGCAAGTCAGAAGTACAAAGACCTAATATGTCTATATGTTAGAGCAAACACATTTGCTAGCGGTAGCATGACTTCTTTGGTTGGTTTGCAATTGCTACAAAACCTGCTCTACATTACTCCCCGCAGTGCCTTTGTGGAAGAGATCGTTCATCAAACACTCGCAAACGTGCAGCTGTGCTTATTGGTGGATGGATTTGACGAAGTAATGGAGGAATATCAGAaaggaataataaaatttctcCAACATATGTGGCAGAATGCCGCACGCTGTGCTTTGGTAATTGCCACAAGGGATGAAGCGTTACCGCATTTAAAGCAAGCATTTAATAAGGTTGCTAACTACAAATTGGC
The DNA window shown above is from Anopheles funestus chromosome 3RL, idAnoFuneDA-416_04, whole genome shotgun sequence and carries:
- the LOC125770931 gene encoding uncharacterized protein LOC125770931, which produces MANKATTEGVDFQRNLYYYVIGLVHDKFEYSALYEGDDKIYGALDDVVLKITRKENEYNRGLYLFQAKQTKDVTITFSIQDVLHYKVDLKKYINSYTTYQRSKAYERDGTPTEMIYWTTNDFHTTAKKFTEKHTSVEPHLMLTIDCIKKRRITHWKALFMFDLAEKLAGDCKQKSQRNTNLFAYLNESVADAIAGEILELVEQTTDQEPKVRFREQFLQGASSLSENAKQFRISFIIACEKLYTNPNVPTFDITSLASVTFSTDAFNMEKLKQCNRSPVECSFQYNGVDEQTLNWFFEHFIFYVQVPKYEPMKKAIEDLFREQFDKLDKMFGTYLVDKPVERTRQERQDCFITKSSTKSVLEMIELKSKLVAQQPKGIEFKGLDDLHTKIVSYLNGTVGELTVMSKTKVEWTAARIAQKFEKSLTVSKETDFPRLLDALKDMKTAPFGECVISGEAEFIILQDLPDIARCSKQIVDQLEQRVKVIAIVPEQPANVTLPDGVVDEVQLSDVTIHYDKLEIKCISFDGKEMLFVDCLKNVAIDSVKKIEELSALTDITVKSDVFNFAEQYYIGRELFAEGKKDENVIHDDLLSRKHAVSIISDTAGQGKTTELLRIVQASQKYKDLICLYVRANTFASGSMTSLVGLQLLQNLLYITPRSAFVEEIVHQTLANVQLCLLVDGFDEVMEEYQKGIIKFLQHMWQNAARCALVIATRDEALPHLKQAFNKVANYKLATFPYEKYFQQLWLSKPSEITPDLEKNVQIFLSDFDKLLKGAGCKTFLEVPQLCKIMGTIYQDHIRKPNMALHVNYEIGSIYDKFVKSQLENTLRGQFDETKKLHVWAKSLIEKEYYTKHAQLAYELESNRQFKVEQYEEIQRFGLIMIQFDSSKSVHFMHRTVMDYFLVRSCMLDVIEKEEFISFLNRYWCVSRANIADKFIDFFLADAECLSLTKKYIIKKYLTRGSDVLPTFIRRTLNNATFNTLTMLLSVAPIENLEPLSFRFGGTYSMQGNTTKEINLKRLGERQTLLLLDALKRRDDEHVVDDNGAFSMLERMLFEENLNEEDTMEVAIRKPFPDVFDRVVKYCTDHFNEQIQRYLMKRIPRYARAAIRHCYAEKKEKIIDKLLQLCENSFPAESVQEWLQSFDLLEELIVNIEEVPQGKHFKEADRLDLTRKVLEMLDRYLTKEYLITLKERSRERVETVQNEAIKSVLQDWMNVEE